In Treponema sp. OMZ 798, the following proteins share a genomic window:
- a CDS encoding GldG family protein has protein sequence MKKEYRLQFLLFVLMLVLISLVSSKLYFRFDMTKEKNYTLSAYTKELLLNLEASVKVTWFKSPNVDVFFPSLKYLNDMLSEYKRCSKGNFDVSVKDTSSLSSEAVNKLGIIPREIEAQDNAVKVIHKLYSGLMIEYMGETRVIPFVDDVDSLEYDIGRFILSMRDVTMGNIQTGTVSLIADPALLESDYSYVIPWLEYADFNVLPLKLPIDTVPQDLPLLVIGSDYIDHSSAAAIDMFLQKEGRAVFFVSGNKVDVKGSWKPRPKVKDFLLDVLSYHGFYINSDMALDLVNNFRITMSQVDNKGTKLINYPFWIQIPLSGIKQGNPVFAAYRPLISFWPSSIDIDLDKNPNLVPYAFTGNNSLTLIDSYSTDPLENHFKKFEDASFKPSVITAGQTKPSRILVISDEYMISRAIDYTGSTYNMDFMVNCVEYISLKDNLLLLKNKKHSPPPFKQFEDSEKLISLIFRARLISLIFLPLLIFILGLYVFIKQRRLR, from the coding sequence ATGAAAAAAGAATATAGACTTCAATTCCTGCTTTTTGTTTTAATGCTCGTTTTAATTTCTCTTGTTTCTTCAAAATTATATTTTAGATTTGATATGACAAAAGAAAAAAATTATACCTTGTCGGCTTATACAAAAGAATTGTTGCTTAATCTTGAAGCTTCAGTAAAAGTAACTTGGTTTAAAAGCCCGAATGTAGATGTTTTTTTTCCTTCATTAAAATATCTTAACGATATGCTCTCAGAGTATAAACGCTGCTCAAAAGGAAATTTTGATGTTTCGGTAAAAGATACTTCAAGCCTTTCATCTGAAGCGGTAAACAAACTAGGAATAATTCCCCGCGAAATAGAAGCTCAGGATAATGCCGTCAAGGTAATTCATAAACTCTACTCCGGGCTTATGATTGAATACATGGGAGAGACAAGGGTAATACCCTTTGTAGATGATGTTGATTCTCTTGAGTATGACATTGGAAGATTTATTTTGAGTATGAGAGATGTGACTATGGGAAATATTCAAACCGGAACCGTTTCTTTGATTGCCGATCCGGCCTTGCTTGAAAGCGATTATTCTTATGTAATTCCTTGGCTTGAATATGCAGACTTTAATGTTCTGCCCTTAAAACTGCCCATAGATACGGTACCTCAGGATCTTCCTCTTTTGGTTATAGGCTCCGATTATATAGATCATTCTTCGGCCGCTGCCATAGATATGTTTTTACAAAAAGAGGGCAGGGCTGTTTTTTTTGTTTCGGGGAACAAGGTTGATGTAAAAGGCTCATGGAAGCCAAGACCTAAGGTGAAAGATTTCTTATTGGATGTACTTTCTTATCACGGCTTTTATATAAACTCGGACATGGCCCTCGATTTGGTAAATAACTTCCGCATCACGATGTCTCAGGTTGATAATAAGGGAACAAAGTTAATCAATTATCCTTTTTGGATTCAGATTCCTTTGAGCGGAATCAAGCAGGGTAATCCGGTATTTGCAGCCTACCGTCCTTTAATTTCTTTTTGGCCTTCTTCAATAGATATTGATTTAGATAAAAATCCTAATCTTGTTCCCTATGCGTTTACCGGTAATAATTCTTTGACGCTTATCGATTCTTACAGCACCGATCCTCTTGAAAATCATTTTAAAAAATTTGAGGATGCGTCTTTTAAGCCTTCAGTAATTACTGCAGGCCAAACAAAGCCTTCCCGCATCTTGGTTATAAGCGATGAATATATGATAAGCAGGGCAATAGACTATACCGGTTCTACCTACAATATGGATTTTATGGTAAACTGTGTAGAATATATTTCTTTAAAAGATAATCTTCTTTTATTAAAAAATAAAAAACATTCCCCTCCGCCTTTTAAACAATTTGAAGATAGTGAAAAACTGATAAGCCTTATATTCAGAGCCAGATTAATTTCTCTCATCTTTCTTCCTCTTTTGATTTTTATTTTGGGTCTTTACGTGTTTATAAAACAAAGGAGATTAAGGTGA
- a CDS encoding ABC transporter ATP-binding protein, whose product MLKVQNLAKYYGSKKNPVIGCKNISFELKTGEITSLLGLNGAGKSSIINCISGYYTPDEGDAFIDSYSVLTEGFEAKKLLGILYEQNPLYSNMTVYDFLYFAGQMHGMKKDKLEDALNEVIDFCEIDEVRDRLIKGLSKGFKQRTGLAQAVLHNPPLIILDEPASGFDSVQVKDFEKKILHIAKEKTILICTHDLRQAAELCSNHILINKGEIIAIGNLLEIKEQLQEAGCEFDSGINYTVLEKAFEFFAGINKNEFRKNE is encoded by the coding sequence ATGCTCAAGGTTCAAAATTTAGCAAAATATTACGGAAGCAAAAAAAATCCTGTTATAGGCTGCAAGAATATTTCGTTTGAATTAAAGACGGGAGAGATAACTTCTCTTTTGGGTTTAAACGGTGCAGGTAAAAGCAGTATCATAAACTGCATCTCAGGTTATTATACTCCTGATGAAGGTGATGCCTTTATAGACTCATACTCCGTCTTAACTGAGGGGTTTGAAGCAAAAAAACTTTTAGGTATTCTATACGAACAAAATCCTCTTTATTCGAATATGACAGTTTATGATTTTTTATATTTCGCAGGTCAAATGCACGGAATGAAAAAAGATAAATTGGAAGATGCTTTAAATGAGGTAATCGATTTTTGCGAGATAGATGAGGTAAGGGATAGATTGATTAAGGGGTTGTCTAAAGGGTTTAAACAGCGTACCGGTTTGGCTCAAGCCGTTTTACATAATCCTCCCTTAATTATTTTAGATGAGCCGGCCTCAGGTTTTGATTCGGTGCAGGTAAAAGATTTTGAAAAAAAAATCCTGCACATTGCAAAAGAAAAAACTATCTTGATTTGCACGCATGATTTAAGACAGGCGGCAGAGCTTTGCTCCAATCATATTTTGATTAATAAGGGAGAAATAATAGCTATAGGAAATCTTTTAGAAATAAAAGAGCAGCTTCAAGAAGCCGGCTGCGAGTTTGATTCCGGAATTAATTATACCGTATTGGAAAAAGCCTTTGAGTTTTTTGCAGGGATAAATAAAAATGAATTTAGAAAAAACGAATAA
- a CDS encoding SpoIIE family protein phosphatase, producing MINGKKRMRKFLNIFLIFLFFTVSLSAKEFYWENPSVISGRNGHFLKSASNANISASVWEEAVKSSDSEGLIYISAGVYVNNKWTINERIIPPIPYTADIPSIVSIAVGNDDSILIALVKNRNTITILKSTDYGKTYTVKNITTEIYDLLSPQLSVASNGKYLMFVSHGADEKFSIFSSSSEDGLNWSSFSEFNFAKKMDRIFLPAHTASAKNDVLVFQALDKSGDRRAYQLFSSFSSDGGKSWSEPVRITDDFNFNNQRPHISYIQAEKSISIVWEQSPYRSEKNSTAYAVLDNKGKLSSPIEVLPSQNGSIFSPKIITYNNKPLISWSEGYDGRSSVFIARKEDNTWLIDSVISINGSVLFVNPFFVDGNLHVLWQEGLRSAKIMHIEPDYEVGKAQLQPLNFDSKTSEGKQKITMKIRFPNDSSGIAGYSYEWSKDVPPEFVEPVIKKLKDETVLVYEPEEDGLWYLGVRVCDYAGNWSEMTTVSYERDIVPPAPPVFDLLALDKKGFLKSNTFDIRWAPPDLDINGKPETAINGYIWNLSYIGDIDKFLSYLKKADSAFIDDEVVQKVLSDNLKAELNTSKISSVLNKREFNNYENGLYALTVSAVDAFGNIGAPAVKYFALNKYIPYTYIADINASQSLDGSISLSIVGKGFAAGGEVTSLYVDADGEPPYDLTVEKKDFSILSDKLISNIKINYLDPGKYYVGLMHSGRGVYFAKKTMSFDDIGNIKLGDYGNTYKYNWLLSAIDYNFADYFLIIFLVLFILLVMILSILGVVHSIKEAIKIKHEVTVLLRGGAMTFGKEKKLSALKVRGGGLRLKFIVFTTTLIISVILTLALPLGFRFSETQERLLAEGLASNTQVLLESLSSGAKAYLPSKNVLELGFLPSQVSALKEATFATITGVHIDNKKVGYNFVWASNDNDILSKIDTPDFVVGRSELSLLQLEDVYKKLDQIDQEAKANVGELADEIQSLTNTAVGIALSTDKKSVERRNEIQSAINQMETKLTSELNSLSIKGAGSYPEFNSKKLSRDVTSYLFYKPILYRQPGGQSNFVQGMVYIQVSTRGLIEQIDEATTALYKIIFLISLGALAAGIVGAYILSSIITAPIKKLVEHVAMIAATEDKELLAGKDVKLKTKDEIGVLGTTINAMTNGLVEAAAASKDLTMGKEIQKMFLPLDVDSAGRKLTCGKTVDDNVEFFGYYEGARGVSGDYFDYIKLDDRYYAIIKCDVAGKGVPAALIMVEVATLFLDYFRDWNYKKDGLKIDQVVARINDLIESRGFKGRFAAFTLCIMDSISGDVHFCNAGDNVINIYDAASKKMKEVILTEVSAAGVFPTFMIDMKGGFKVETVKLNPGDVLFLYTDGIEEAKRLFRNSKLEPVLCEEPGLEKDEEHETHSVGQDGEELGKPRVCKIIENIFARSSFSLKKWHNPIENEEFDFDFTNLEGSIEDAVLGLVSVEKIFRMYRDPKATEQDMVQVDKKIDLFLNKHFRQYQTYCGNRKPNAVYDEYLYYTNVREDQQYDDLTILGIKKK from the coding sequence ATGATTAACGGGAAAAAACGCATGAGGAAATTTTTAAATATATTCTTGATATTTTTATTTTTTACGGTCTCTTTATCGGCAAAAGAATTTTATTGGGAAAATCCTTCCGTTATAAGTGGGCGAAATGGGCACTTTTTAAAGTCCGCTTCAAATGCAAATATTTCTGCATCTGTCTGGGAAGAAGCCGTTAAATCCTCCGATAGTGAAGGGCTGATATATATTTCTGCAGGCGTATATGTAAATAACAAATGGACAATAAATGAAAGAATAATTCCGCCTATCCCTTATACAGCCGATATTCCGTCAATTGTTTCTATCGCTGTAGGAAATGATGACAGTATTTTAATTGCATTGGTAAAAAATCGTAATACTATTACAATTTTAAAAAGTACCGATTACGGTAAAACATATACGGTTAAAAATATTACCACAGAAATATACGATTTGCTTTCTCCTCAACTATCCGTTGCTTCAAACGGTAAGTATCTTATGTTTGTTTCGCATGGGGCTGATGAAAAATTTTCTATATTTTCTTCTTCATCTGAGGACGGTCTTAATTGGTCGTCTTTTTCGGAGTTTAACTTTGCAAAAAAAATGGACAGAATTTTTCTTCCGGCACATACAGCTTCTGCAAAAAATGATGTTTTGGTTTTTCAAGCCTTGGATAAGAGCGGTGACAGACGTGCTTATCAGCTTTTTTCTTCTTTTTCTTCCGATGGAGGAAAATCTTGGTCCGAACCTGTAAGAATAACGGATGATTTTAATTTTAATAATCAAAGACCCCATATATCCTATATTCAAGCGGAAAAATCTATTTCAATTGTTTGGGAACAATCTCCTTACCGCAGCGAAAAAAATTCTACAGCCTACGCAGTCTTGGACAATAAAGGGAAACTTTCTTCTCCTATCGAAGTTCTTCCTTCTCAAAATGGAAGCATATTTAGTCCTAAGATTATAACTTATAACAATAAACCTCTTATATCATGGTCCGAAGGCTATGACGGCAGATCATCGGTTTTTATTGCACGAAAAGAAGATAACACTTGGCTGATTGATTCAGTTATATCGATAAACGGTTCCGTACTCTTTGTTAATCCGTTTTTTGTAGACGGTAATCTTCATGTCTTATGGCAAGAAGGCCTTCGTTCGGCAAAAATAATGCATATTGAACCCGATTATGAAGTCGGAAAGGCCCAGCTTCAGCCTTTGAATTTTGATTCAAAGACTTCAGAGGGAAAACAAAAAATTACAATGAAGATAAGGTTTCCCAATGACTCATCCGGTATAGCCGGTTATTCATATGAATGGTCAAAGGATGTCCCTCCCGAATTTGTAGAGCCGGTAATTAAAAAATTAAAAGATGAAACAGTCTTGGTTTATGAACCCGAAGAGGATGGTCTGTGGTATTTGGGCGTAAGAGTCTGCGACTATGCAGGAAACTGGTCTGAGATGACAACGGTTTCTTATGAAAGAGATATAGTTCCTCCTGCACCTCCCGTTTTTGACTTACTGGCCTTAGATAAAAAAGGTTTTTTAAAATCTAATACCTTTGATATTCGATGGGCTCCTCCCGATTTGGATATAAATGGAAAGCCCGAAACGGCTATAAACGGCTATATATGGAATCTCTCTTATATAGGTGATATAGATAAATTTCTTTCATATCTAAAAAAAGCAGACTCTGCCTTTATAGATGATGAGGTTGTGCAAAAAGTTTTGTCAGATAATTTAAAAGCTGAATTAAATACATCAAAAATAAGTTCAGTTTTAAATAAAAGAGAATTTAATAATTATGAAAACGGTCTTTATGCTTTGACTGTTTCTGCCGTAGACGCTTTTGGGAATATCGGTGCTCCGGCAGTAAAATATTTTGCTTTAAATAAATACATTCCGTATACTTATATTGCAGATATAAATGCTTCTCAATCTCTGGATGGATCTATATCTCTATCGATAGTAGGTAAGGGCTTTGCTGCCGGAGGTGAAGTAACCTCGCTCTATGTTGATGCTGATGGAGAACCTCCTTATGATTTAACCGTAGAAAAAAAAGATTTTTCTATTCTAAGCGATAAGCTTATATCAAATATAAAAATAAACTATTTGGATCCCGGCAAATATTATGTAGGACTCATGCACTCAGGCCGCGGAGTCTACTTTGCAAAAAAAACTATGTCTTTTGATGATATAGGAAATATTAAGCTAGGTGATTATGGAAATACATATAAATATAATTGGCTTCTTTCAGCTATCGATTATAATTTTGCCGATTATTTTTTAATTATTTTTTTAGTTCTATTTATTTTACTTGTTATGATTTTGTCGATATTGGGAGTTGTTCATTCGATAAAAGAAGCTATAAAAATAAAGCATGAAGTAACTGTTTTATTGCGCGGAGGTGCTATGACATTTGGAAAAGAAAAAAAACTGTCTGCATTAAAAGTTAGAGGCGGCGGATTAAGGTTGAAGTTTATTGTATTTACAACTACTTTGATAATATCCGTTATTTTAACCTTGGCCCTTCCTTTGGGATTTAGGTTTTCTGAAACACAGGAAAGACTTTTGGCCGAAGGCTTGGCTTCAAATACTCAAGTTTTACTTGAAAGTTTGAGTTCCGGCGCTAAGGCATACCTCCCTTCAAAAAACGTATTGGAGCTGGGCTTTTTACCCTCGCAAGTTTCCGCACTTAAGGAAGCAACCTTTGCAACGATAACCGGTGTTCATATAGATAATAAAAAAGTGGGTTATAATTTTGTTTGGGCTTCCAACGATAACGATATTCTTTCTAAAATAGATACTCCCGATTTTGTTGTCGGCAGATCCGAGTTATCATTGCTCCAATTGGAAGATGTATATAAAAAGCTTGATCAAATTGACCAAGAAGCAAAAGCCAATGTAGGCGAACTTGCAGATGAAATTCAATCTTTAACAAATACGGCAGTTGGAATTGCTCTGAGTACGGATAAAAAATCGGTAGAGCGCCGAAATGAAATTCAGTCTGCCATCAATCAAATGGAAACAAAACTTACTTCCGAGCTTAACAGCTTGAGTATAAAAGGTGCAGGTTCTTATCCCGAATTTAATTCAAAAAAACTTTCAAGGGATGTTACAAGCTATCTTTTTTATAAACCTATTCTTTACAGGCAGCCGGGCGGGCAATCTAATTTTGTTCAAGGTATGGTATATATTCAGGTGTCGACAAGGGGATTGATTGAACAAATTGATGAAGCGACTACAGCTTTGTATAAAATTATATTTTTGATCTCATTGGGTGCTCTTGCAGCAGGTATAGTCGGAGCTTATATTTTGTCTTCAATTATTACTGCCCCAATTAAAAAACTTGTAGAGCATGTTGCTATGATTGCAGCTACCGAAGACAAGGAACTTCTGGCAGGTAAGGATGTTAAACTTAAAACAAAGGATGAAATAGGAGTTTTAGGTACAACCATCAATGCGATGACAAACGGTCTTGTTGAAGCTGCTGCTGCATCTAAGGACCTAACCATGGGTAAGGAAATCCAAAAAATGTTTTTACCGCTTGATGTGGATTCGGCAGGCAGAAAACTTACTTGCGGCAAAACCGTAGACGATAATGTCGAATTTTTCGGCTACTATGAAGGAGCCCGAGGTGTATCCGGTGACTATTTCGATTATATAAAGCTTGATGACCGATATTATGCAATTATAAAGTGCGACGTTGCAGGTAAGGGAGTTCCTGCCGCTCTTATCATGGTTGAGGTCGCAACTCTTTTCTTGGACTACTTCAGAGATTGGAATTACAAAAAGGATGGACTAAAAATAGATCAGGTTGTAGCTCGAATAAACGACTTAATAGAATCTCGCGGATTTAAGGGCCGATTCGCAGCCTTTACCCTTTGTATTATGGATTCGATAAGCGGTGATGTTCATTTTTGCAATGCAGGCGATAACGTTATAAATATTTACGATGCCGCTTCCAAGAAAATGAAAGAAGTTATTTTAACCGAAGTTTCCGCTGCCGGGGTTTTCCCGACATTTATGATAGATATGAAGGGCGGCTTTAAGGTTGAAACCGTAAAACTTAATCCCGGAGATGTTCTTTTCCTTTACACTGACGGTATTGAAGAAGCAAAGCGCTTGTTTAGAAATTCCAAGCTGGAGCCTGTGCTATGTGAAGAACCGGGGCTTGAAAAAGATGAGGAACATGAAACTCATAGTGTAGGTCAAGACGGAGAAGAGTTGGGTAAGCCCCGCGTATGCAAAATTATCGAAAATATTTTTGCCCGCAGTTCTTTTAGTTTAAAAAAATGGCATAACCCAATCGAAAACGAAGAATTTGATTTTGATTTTACAAATCTTGAAGGTTCGATTGAAGATGCTGTTTTAGGTCTTGTGTCAGTCGAAAAAATATTCCGAATGTATCGAGATCCTAAGGCAACCGAACAGGATATGGTTCAGGTAGATAAAAAAATCGACTTATTCTTAAATAAGCATTTTAGGCAGTATCAAACCTATTGCGGGAATCGTAAACCCAATGCCGTCTACGACGAATATCTTTACTATACAAATGTGCGGGAAGATCAGCAGTATGACGATTTGACCATATTGGGAATTAAGAAAAAATAA
- a CDS encoding ABC transporter permease has product MNLEKTNKNLIFFIAKKEFKMMYKSSSLYASSLFFILGAAIAFIGSDSWFNAGLSDLKTFFLNMPFLLCVVVPMLTMSVWSDEKKQFTDKFLFSLPVSIRCVVLGKYLSLILIWFIMLFFSLIIPVSVFSLVYFDAGSFFVSYFSVFLFGAGIISISLGLSALSSKTEVNFLLSFLTVLFFTLIYPLTKNLNFPVLLNRFIGYLSFSSHFESAARGLLDSRDLIFYLILIALGIELNVFILTRQRDAR; this is encoded by the coding sequence ATGAATTTAGAAAAAACGAATAAGAATCTTATTTTTTTTATTGCAAAAAAAGAATTTAAAATGATGTATAAGAGTTCTTCCCTTTATGCATCCTCTCTTTTTTTTATCTTGGGGGCTGCTATTGCCTTTATCGGTTCGGATTCATGGTTTAATGCAGGTCTATCTGACTTAAAAACATTTTTTTTAAATATGCCTTTTTTGCTTTGTGTTGTAGTTCCTATGCTGACGATGAGTGTATGGAGTGACGAAAAAAAACAGTTTACCGATAAGTTTTTGTTTTCTCTGCCTGTTTCAATCCGTTGTGTTGTACTGGGAAAATATTTAAGCCTGATTTTAATTTGGTTTATTATGCTTTTTTTTAGCTTGATAATACCTGTTTCGGTTTTTTCGTTGGTTTACTTTGATGCCGGTTCTTTTTTCGTTTCTTATTTTTCCGTTTTTTTATTCGGTGCAGGAATTATTTCGATTTCGCTCGGTCTTTCTGCATTAAGCAGTAAAACCGAAGTCAATTTTTTGCTTTCGTTTTTGACGGTTTTGTTTTTTACCCTTATTTATCCTTTAACAAAAAATTTAAATTTTCCGGTATTGCTGAATAGGTTTATAGGCTATCTTTCCTTTAGTTCTCATTTTGAATCGGCTGCACGCGGACTTTTAGATTCCCGGGATCTTATCTTTTATCTTATTTTAATAGCCTTAGGCATCGAGTTAAATGTTTTTATTTTAACAAGGCAAAGGGATGCAAGATGA